The following coding sequences are from one Niveibacterium umoris window:
- a CDS encoding carbohydrate-binding protein: MTQVWIRIFLAVLLALPGFALAAGEVGLLKANSYISYYRGYSHIGRFEVQVANLAYEKQVSAYIKRSDGVWVDYPLSFVRATNGNKEIWAADFYSYSLPDTGSNIEFAVKYAVGGATYWDNNGGANYKLGKGAGTLLGNGVNVYGAYFSPEVVVGAGTTTWSNYTTVRNLAYAKEVKVVYTTDNWATTKVATATYSKDFWNSSYYTIPNPNVMGFEEWRYTLDIGNATQVEYAISYKVNGVTYWDNNYGRNYFSRLIR; this comes from the coding sequence ATGACTCAAGTTTGGATCCGTATCTTCCTGGCCGTGTTGCTGGCCTTGCCTGGTTTTGCGCTGGCGGCGGGCGAAGTCGGCTTGCTCAAGGCCAACAGCTACATCTCTTACTACCGTGGCTATTCCCATATCGGGCGCTTCGAGGTGCAGGTTGCGAACCTCGCGTATGAAAAGCAGGTCAGCGCCTACATCAAGCGTAGCGACGGGGTGTGGGTCGACTACCCATTGAGCTTCGTTCGCGCGACCAACGGGAACAAGGAAATCTGGGCCGCGGATTTCTACAGCTACTCCTTGCCCGATACCGGCAGCAACATCGAGTTCGCGGTGAAGTACGCGGTTGGCGGCGCGACCTACTGGGACAACAACGGTGGCGCCAACTACAAGCTTGGCAAGGGCGCCGGCACCTTGCTCGGGAACGGCGTGAATGTGTATGGCGCCTACTTCAGCCCGGAAGTGGTGGTGGGGGCAGGCACGACGACTTGGTCCAACTACACCACGGTGCGCAATCTCGCCTACGCCAAGGAAGTGAAGGTTGTCTATACGACCGACAACTGGGCGACGACCAAGGTGGCCACCGCGACTTACAGCAAGGACTTCTGGAACTCGAGCTACTACACGATCCCCAACCCGAACGTGATGGGCTTCGAGGAATGGCGCTACACGCTGGATATCGGCAACGCCACACAGGTCGAGTACGCCATCTCGTACAAGGTCAACGGCGTGACCTACTGGGACAATAACTACGGTCGCAATTACTTCAGCCGCCTGATTCGCTGA
- a CDS encoding carbohydrate ABC transporter permease, translating into MAEGRVILPGESRFSFGRIFVYGALALVCLYYLMPLYVMVTTSLKTLDEIRVGNLLALPETVTLEPWAKAWGSACTGVLCGGLKGYFWNSVSFVVPAVLISTAIGAFNGYVLTMWRFRGSDTLFLLLMMGCFIPFQVVLLPMAQTLGLMGLASSIAGLIFVHVVYGLCFTTLFFRNYYVSIPEELVKAARIDGAGFVRIFLRIILPLSGPIIVVSIIWQFTQIWNDFLFGVVFSSGERQPITVALNNLVNTSTGVKEYNVNMAAAIIAALPTLFVYVVAGKYFVRGLTAGSVKG; encoded by the coding sequence ATGGCTGAGGGACGCGTCATCCTGCCCGGCGAGTCGCGCTTCTCGTTTGGCCGCATCTTCGTTTACGGCGCGCTGGCTCTGGTCTGCCTGTACTACCTGATGCCACTGTATGTAATGGTGACGACCTCGCTCAAGACGTTGGACGAGATCCGCGTCGGCAATCTGCTTGCGTTGCCCGAGACGGTCACCCTGGAGCCGTGGGCCAAGGCCTGGGGTTCCGCGTGCACCGGCGTGCTGTGCGGTGGGCTCAAGGGTTACTTCTGGAATTCCGTTTCCTTCGTGGTTCCAGCGGTGCTGATCTCGACCGCGATCGGCGCTTTCAACGGCTATGTGCTGACGATGTGGCGCTTCCGCGGCTCGGACACCTTGTTTCTGCTGCTGATGATGGGGTGCTTCATCCCCTTCCAGGTGGTGTTGCTGCCCATGGCGCAGACGCTCGGGCTGATGGGGCTGGCGAGTTCGATCGCCGGCCTGATCTTCGTGCACGTGGTCTATGGTCTGTGCTTCACGACCTTGTTCTTCCGGAACTACTACGTGTCGATTCCGGAGGAGTTGGTGAAAGCCGCCCGCATCGACGGCGCGGGCTTCGTGCGCATCTTCCTGCGCATCATCCTGCCGCTTTCGGGCCCGATCATCGTCGTGTCGATCATCTGGCAATTCACCCAGATCTGGAATGACTTCCTGTTCGGCGTGGTGTTCTCGTCTGGCGAACGGCAACCGATTACCGTGGCGCTCAACAACCTGGTGAATACCTCCACCGGCGTCAAGGAATACAACGTGAACATGGCGGCGGCCATCATTGCCGCCTTGCCTACGCTGTTCGTCTACGTGGTTGCCGGCAAATACTTCGTGCGCGGCCTGACCGCCGGGTCGGTCAAGGGCTGA
- the otnI gene encoding 2-oxo-tetronate isomerase — MPRFAANLSWLFAELPFAERFAAAARAGFEAVEFLFPYEYAPEELARLQRDAKVQTVLFNLPPGEWRNGERGLAAQPGREQDFRFSIELALLHARALGVRQLHVMAGLTEPDVPRSQQRATYVANLRAAAARAAALQIDLLIEPINPIDMPHYYLTRVAQALDILREVGAPNLRLQFDAYHVHRVGEDPIAQLRIALPHVAHVQIAGSPGRHEPDTGDFDYRPFFQQLDTSGYSGWVGCEYAPAAATEDGLSWRESLTGRSAEQPPTPTLGAFGSLSGG, encoded by the coding sequence ATGCCAAGATTCGCCGCCAATCTTTCATGGTTGTTTGCCGAGCTGCCCTTTGCAGAACGCTTTGCTGCGGCAGCGCGCGCCGGCTTCGAGGCGGTCGAGTTCCTGTTTCCGTACGAATACGCACCGGAAGAACTGGCGCGCCTTCAGCGCGACGCCAAGGTGCAGACGGTGTTGTTCAATCTGCCACCGGGCGAGTGGCGTAACGGTGAACGCGGTCTTGCCGCGCAGCCCGGTCGCGAGCAGGACTTCCGCTTCAGTATCGAGTTGGCCCTGCTGCACGCACGTGCGCTGGGCGTGCGCCAGTTGCATGTGATGGCCGGACTCACCGAACCGGACGTGCCACGGAGCCAGCAACGCGCCACCTACGTCGCGAACCTGCGTGCGGCCGCTGCGCGAGCCGCCGCCCTGCAGATCGACCTGCTGATCGAACCGATCAACCCGATCGACATGCCGCACTACTACCTGACCCGCGTTGCGCAGGCGCTGGACATCCTGCGCGAGGTTGGCGCACCCAACCTTCGACTGCAGTTCGACGCCTACCATGTGCATCGGGTGGGTGAAGACCCGATCGCGCAACTGCGAATCGCCCTGCCCCATGTCGCGCATGTTCAGATCGCTGGCAGCCCCGGGCGCCATGAACCCGACACCGGCGACTTCGACTACCGCCCCTTCTTCCAGCAGCTCGACACATCCGGCTACTCAGGCTGGGTGGGCTGCGAGTACGCGCCCGCGGCAGCCACCGAAGACGGGCTGAGCTGGCGGGAAAGCTTGACCGGGCGCAGCGCCGAACAGCCACCGACGCCTACACTCGGAGCGTTCGGGTCACTTTCCGGGGGATGA
- the pal gene encoding peptidoglycan-associated lipoprotein Pal, with protein MLRTYLLVSAAALLAACSTTPTQPVAESKPAAPAAAPAKPAAPAPAAEVLPPHRDPNSELSKNNAVYFAYDKYVIEDKYKATVDLHAKYLVAHPELNVRLEGNADERGSREYNLALGNKRATAVQSALGLLGVKASQMEAVSFGEDKPLAIGHDEDSWAQNRRTDIVYPQR; from the coding sequence ATGCTGAGAACTTACCTGCTGGTGAGCGCTGCGGCGCTGCTTGCAGCCTGCTCCACCACGCCGACGCAACCGGTTGCCGAATCCAAGCCGGCCGCGCCCGCGGCGGCGCCTGCCAAGCCTGCCGCCCCTGCACCGGCGGCCGAAGTGCTGCCGCCGCATCGCGACCCGAACAGCGAGCTGTCGAAGAACAACGCGGTGTATTTCGCCTACGACAAGTACGTAATCGAGGATAAGTACAAGGCGACGGTGGATCTGCACGCGAAGTACCTGGTGGCGCATCCCGAGCTGAATGTCCGCCTCGAAGGCAATGCGGACGAGCGTGGCAGCCGCGAATACAACCTCGCGCTGGGCAACAAGCGCGCCACCGCGGTGCAGAGCGCGCTGGGTCTGCTGGGCGTGAAGGCGTCGCAGATGGAGGCTGTCAGTTTTGGCGAGGACAAGCCCTTGGCGATTGGCCACGACGAGGATTCCTGGGCACAGAACCGCCGTACCGACATCGTCTATCCGCAACGCTGA
- a CDS encoding ABC transporter ATP-binding protein, translating to MGALSIRNVRKAFNQTEVLKGIDIEIAKGEFLILVGPSGCGKSTLLNLIAGLDNITSGDILIDDRVVNHLSPKDRDIAMVFQSYALYPNMTVRQNIAFGLEMRKIPPAERQASVDRVAQILQIGHLLDRRPSQLSGGQRQRVAMGRAIARNPALFLFDEPLSNLDAKLRVEMRTEIKMLHHRLGTTIVYVTHDQVEAMTLGDKIAVMNAGSVQQFGTPHQLYDDPANLFVAGFMGSPSMNFINARVEDTGDGGCGLRLESDGQTFIFPAFNQTGGLRKYVGKEIVFGIRPEQITHVPPGLGDLPNLRRVSLKVHLDEPTGPDTLVLVLINGGKVTCRVHPEFARPAGEMLDLQFDLSKAVYFDPDTQERIR from the coding sequence ATGGGTGCGCTATCCATCCGCAACGTCCGCAAGGCCTTCAACCAGACCGAGGTGCTCAAGGGCATCGACATCGAGATCGCAAAGGGGGAGTTCCTGATCCTGGTGGGGCCGTCGGGCTGTGGCAAATCGACCTTGCTGAACCTGATTGCCGGGCTGGACAACATCACGTCCGGCGACATCCTGATCGACGACCGCGTCGTCAATCACCTGTCACCGAAGGACCGCGACATCGCGATGGTGTTCCAGTCGTATGCGCTGTATCCGAACATGACGGTGCGCCAGAACATCGCGTTCGGGCTTGAGATGCGCAAGATCCCCCCGGCGGAACGCCAGGCGAGTGTCGACCGCGTTGCGCAGATCCTGCAGATCGGCCACCTGCTCGATCGTCGCCCGTCGCAACTCTCCGGCGGGCAGCGGCAGCGAGTTGCGATGGGCCGGGCAATCGCCCGCAATCCGGCCCTGTTCCTGTTCGACGAACCGCTGTCGAACCTCGACGCCAAACTGCGCGTCGAGATGCGCACCGAGATCAAGATGCTGCATCACCGTCTCGGTACCACGATCGTGTACGTCACCCACGATCAGGTCGAGGCCATGACGCTGGGTGACAAGATCGCAGTGATGAACGCCGGTTCCGTGCAGCAATTCGGCACCCCGCACCAGCTCTACGACGACCCGGCCAATCTCTTCGTAGCGGGGTTCATGGGCTCGCCGTCGATGAACTTCATCAACGCGCGGGTCGAAGATACGGGCGACGGGGGCTGCGGTCTGCGTCTGGAGTCGGACGGGCAGACCTTCATCTTCCCGGCGTTCAACCAGACCGGCGGGCTTCGCAAGTATGTCGGCAAGGAAATCGTGTTCGGGATCCGGCCGGAGCAGATCACCCATGTGCCCCCGGGTTTGGGCGATTTGCCGAACCTGCGCCGGGTGTCGCTCAAGGTGCATCTCGACGAGCCCACCGGGCCGGATACGCTGGTCCTCGTGCTGATCAACGGGGGCAAGGTGACCTGCCGGGTGCACCCGGAATTCGCGCGACCTGCCGGCGAAATGCTCGATCTCCAGTTCGACCTGAGCAAGGCGGTGTACTTCGATCCCGACACGCAGGAGCGCATCCGCTGA
- a CDS encoding HD domain-containing phosphohydrolase, giving the protein MEQPRRRRFPLYLHISTLFMLLLFAVGTTLAWLSYQRSAQIIEDAVQDVFGRIVRETTSELESTVAPARTAITLLAEQRAVRARNQAERLDSLAYFTRALETSPAATALYVGYDDGDFFLVRKVDDAPTARLLNAPPGTAYAVQSVEREGGQSNGAFLFFDADLKPLGRDARAAYAAYDPRTRPWYAQASASGEVIRTEPYVFFTTGKVGITLARRSMDPHAIVGVDIRLERLAELLKEQKITPGTQLVMFDESRKILAADQIERLVHTDAQGEHPRLVTLEEFGNPAIARLHADDRTPGAERPHAVRAGGRDWHSTSVRVSARNARPLYLGLAVPDDELLAHARSLRRDMLLATALVMLLAIPLTFVVARAIADPLRRLVGEADTIRHFDFARPIQVSSMVQEVDELADTMQHMKRTIQRFLDISRAVAEEDNFDRLLPRLLDETIATSEAQGGLLLLADAGASALEPVALSVEGRTSTLSAAATVSVGTTPLLLRDAISHTNGGARAGNIDSRAIAVFGEQVAPLAPLADAGTAVAVPLFNRAHKLVGAIVLFGATSIDPAKLSFISALSGTAAISLETRELIKAQKALFEAFIRLIASAIDAKSPYTGGHCARVPELTKMLAHAACAANEGPFRDFSLDEGGWEAVHVASWLHDCGKVTTPEFVVDKATKLETIYDRIHEVRMRFEVLKRDAEIRMLRAIQDGADVATAEQERDAQWRTLDDEFAFVAACNQGGEFMAPDKIERLRQIAQRTWLRTLDDRLGISHEEAQRKAAATAAPLPVTEPLLADKPEHRIPRGAGDCMTDDNPWGIRMQAPALLYDRGELSNLTVGRGTLTNEDRYKINDHIVQTIVMLSQLPFPKHLQQVPEIAGGHHEKMDGSGYPKRLTREQMSPVARMMAIADIFEALTAIDRPYKKGKTLSEAIRIMAAMKKDQHIDPDLFELFLRSGVYRAYAERFMAPEYVDAVDVDAVLAAG; this is encoded by the coding sequence ATGGAACAGCCCAGACGCAGGCGCTTTCCGCTTTACCTCCACATCTCGACCTTGTTCATGCTGCTGCTGTTCGCGGTCGGCACGACGCTGGCCTGGCTGTCCTACCAGCGCAGCGCACAGATCATCGAAGACGCCGTCCAGGATGTGTTCGGACGCATCGTGCGGGAGACCACGAGCGAACTGGAGAGCACCGTCGCGCCTGCGCGAACCGCCATCACGCTGCTCGCGGAGCAGCGCGCAGTGCGGGCGCGCAACCAGGCCGAACGGCTCGACAGCCTCGCCTACTTCACACGCGCCCTCGAAACCTCGCCCGCCGCAACCGCACTCTATGTCGGTTACGACGACGGTGATTTCTTCCTGGTGCGCAAGGTGGACGACGCGCCGACCGCCCGACTCTTGAACGCACCACCGGGCACTGCCTATGCGGTCCAGAGCGTGGAACGCGAAGGCGGGCAATCGAACGGGGCGTTTCTGTTCTTCGACGCTGACCTGAAACCGCTTGGCCGCGATGCGCGCGCCGCGTATGCCGCCTACGACCCGCGGACGCGGCCGTGGTATGCCCAGGCGTCTGCCTCCGGCGAAGTGATCCGCACCGAACCTTACGTGTTCTTCACGACCGGGAAAGTCGGTATCACGCTGGCGCGACGATCGATGGATCCGCATGCGATCGTGGGCGTCGACATCCGGCTTGAGCGGCTGGCGGAGTTGCTCAAGGAACAGAAGATCACACCGGGCACGCAACTGGTGATGTTCGACGAGTCGCGCAAGATCCTGGCGGCCGATCAGATTGAACGCCTCGTGCATACCGACGCCCAAGGCGAGCACCCGCGCCTGGTGACCCTCGAAGAGTTCGGCAACCCGGCAATCGCCCGGTTGCATGCGGACGACCGGACGCCCGGCGCCGAACGCCCCCACGCGGTGAGAGCGGGCGGGCGGGATTGGCATTCGACCTCGGTACGCGTGTCGGCGCGCAACGCGCGGCCGCTGTACCTGGGCCTCGCCGTGCCTGATGACGAATTGCTCGCACACGCGCGCTCGCTGCGCCGCGACATGTTGCTTGCGACCGCCCTGGTGATGCTGCTGGCGATCCCCCTCACTTTCGTCGTCGCGCGCGCTATCGCCGACCCGCTGCGGCGTCTGGTCGGCGAGGCCGACACGATCCGGCATTTCGATTTCGCGCGACCGATCCAGGTGAGTTCGATGGTGCAAGAGGTCGACGAACTCGCCGACACCATGCAGCACATGAAGCGCACGATCCAGCGATTCCTCGACATCAGCAGGGCGGTCGCGGAAGAAGACAACTTCGATCGCCTGCTCCCGCGCTTGCTCGACGAGACAATTGCGACCTCCGAGGCACAAGGGGGGCTGCTGCTGCTCGCGGACGCAGGCGCCAGCGCACTCGAGCCGGTGGCACTTAGCGTCGAGGGTCGTACCAGCACGCTCAGCGCCGCCGCGACGGTGAGTGTCGGCACGACACCGCTGCTGCTGCGCGACGCGATAAGCCACACGAACGGCGGCGCACGCGCAGGCAACATCGATAGTCGGGCGATTGCTGTATTCGGCGAGCAGGTCGCCCCGCTCGCGCCACTGGCCGATGCCGGTACTGCCGTGGCTGTGCCCCTGTTCAATCGGGCTCACAAGCTCGTTGGCGCCATCGTGCTTTTCGGCGCGACGTCGATCGACCCGGCAAAGCTGAGCTTCATCAGCGCCTTGTCGGGCACGGCGGCGATCTCGCTCGAAACGCGCGAACTCATCAAGGCCCAGAAAGCCTTGTTCGAAGCCTTCATCCGCCTGATCGCATCGGCGATCGATGCGAAGAGCCCCTACACCGGCGGCCACTGCGCGCGGGTACCCGAGCTCACCAAGATGCTGGCCCATGCCGCCTGCGCGGCGAACGAAGGCCCCTTCCGCGATTTTTCGCTGGACGAAGGCGGCTGGGAGGCGGTTCATGTCGCGTCGTGGCTGCACGACTGCGGCAAGGTCACCACGCCCGAATTCGTGGTGGACAAGGCCACCAAGCTCGAAACGATCTACGACCGCATCCACGAGGTGCGGATGCGCTTCGAGGTGCTCAAGCGCGACGCGGAAATCCGCATGCTGCGTGCGATACAGGACGGCGCGGACGTGGCCACCGCCGAACAGGAGCGCGACGCGCAATGGCGTACGCTGGACGACGAATTCGCGTTTGTCGCGGCGTGCAATCAGGGGGGCGAGTTCATGGCGCCCGACAAGATCGAGCGTCTGCGTCAGATCGCGCAGCGCACCTGGCTGCGCACGCTCGACGACCGTCTCGGCATCTCCCATGAAGAAGCGCAGCGCAAGGCCGCGGCAACTGCAGCGCCCCTGCCGGTGACCGAGCCCTTGCTGGCCGACAAACCGGAGCACCGGATTCCGCGCGGCGCAGGCGACTGCATGACCGATGACAACCCATGGGGCATCCGCATGCAGGCACCGGCGCTGCTGTATGACCGGGGGGAATTGAGCAATCTCACTGTCGGGCGCGGCACCCTCACCAACGAAGATCGCTACAAGATCAACGACCACATCGTGCAGACGATCGTGATGCTCTCGCAGCTCCCCTTCCCGAAACACCTGCAGCAGGTGCCCGAAATCGCGGGAGGCCATCACGAGAAGATGGATGGCAGCGGCTACCCGAAACGCCTGACACGCGAGCAGATGAGCCCGGTCGCCCGCATGATGGCGATCGCCGACATCTTCGAGGCGCTTACCGCGATCGACCGTCCGTACAAGAAGGGCAAGACGCTGTCGGAGGCGATCCGGATCATGGCCGCGATGAAGAAGGACCAGCACATCGACCCTGACCTCTTCGAGCTATTCCTGCGCTCGGGGGTGTATCGCGCCTACGCCGAGCGTTTCATGGCGCCCGAATATGTCGATGCGGTGGATGTCGACGCGGTGCTCGCGGCCGGCTAA